Genomic window (Achromobacter sp. B7):
ATCGCGGCAATCGGTTTCTGCGTTTTGACGCGAGCCGCCCGGCCCGCTGAAAAGTCCCGCATATTGGGTTTGTTGGCCGCATACCGGGCGTTGCCGGCCAGCAGTCGTTTCAACGCCTCTTCGCCACCAATGTCATTCGACGGGACTTCGGCATAGGCGGTTTCCGCCCAGCCCGTCGCGCCAAAAGCCGCCAGACCCGCCGCGCCCAACAGCAGGCGGCGGCGGGGGTTGTCCAGCGTGGAAGCAGTCAGGCAATCAGCACAGTCGCACATAGGTTTCTCCCAAAGGACAAATGTCCAGAGAATTCGTGCGCAATCATTGTGCGGCGATAACTGTGTTCTGACGCGGTAACCCGTGTGGACTTAACAATTGTTTTGGCTGGCCGGCGCTTGACCTTGCCAGCGTGGGCATCTTTAGGCTGGGGGTCCTGGTTTGAATGTTCCAAGACCACCCAATAAGGCGGGCCCTATGCCAAAAATCACCGTTCTTCCCCATCCCGATCTTGCTCCCGCCGGCGCAGAGCTGGACGTTCCCGCGGGAACGTCGCTTTGCGACGCGCTGCTGGACCACGGAATAGCCATTGAACACGCGTGCGAACAAAGCCGCGCCTGCACGACATGCCACTGCATCGTGCGCAGCGGTTTCGATGCGCTGAATGAAGTGGAAGAGGGCGAAGAAGACCTGCTGGACCGCGCCTGGGGAGTCGAGCCGCAGTCACGTCTAAGCTGCCAGGCCATCGTCGGCGATGAGGACGTGACGGTCGACATCCCCAAGTACACGGTCAACCATGCGAAGGAAAATCACTGAAGCCAGACGCGGCGCTGCCCGCCGATAGCTCGCCAGCCGAGCGAGGGTTCCCCCCTATTGAAGGGCTTGTTTTCGATCCCTTACATCGGTGTTACGACTCCAACGATAGGATTTAGATATTCGAAACTAGGAGTCCATCATGAATAACGAGAAGCCGACACCCGAACCAAATAAGCGTCGCTGGCCTTTCGGCTATGGGGACGAATCCAATCAGCTGGAGACGTCATGGACTGTTCGGTAGAAGGAAAGGTGGCATTCGCGGACGGCCATTCGTACCATTTCGCCACGGTGGACGCCGCGCTGGCATTTGCCGAATGCGTGAAAAGCTCGCAGCAGCCCGGTCAATGCGCGGCAGCCAATGGCTGTACGCAGACGGTAAAGCTGGAAGATGTGGCGGCAGCGGAAGAGCAGGAGCAGCGCGAAGACCGCTGATCAGCGGCCGGTTTCAGTCGCGCCCCGCTGGGTCATTGCACCCGGGGGCGCGACGTCGTTTGCGTTACCCCGTTTGCGTTACCCCGTTTAGGTCACTCCCTTTACGTCACGCCGTTTGCGACGCCTCTGCGTTAGCCGGACGCACGCTGCCGGGTTTGCCGTAATACCAGTAGGCACAAAGAAAACCGGCAAGCATCCCCGGCAGGCCACCCACAAATAACGGAAACACCATGTCGCGCACGGCGGCGTCGCGGCCGGAGAACGGCAGGAATGCACCCATTCCAAAGACCAGGCCGACCAGCGCTATCTTGCCCAAGGCTTTCCAGTTTGATTGCACCGGCCGTAGCGCGCCGGCCACGATGCCGCACAGCAGCGCGGGAATGACGCCAAACAGATAAAACCAGGGCAGGCCAAAGACCATGATCATCAGGTTTTGGGGCGTTTGCGACAGCACGCTGAGAACCAGCGTGACGGCGATGCCGCCAATGGCGGGCGCGATGAACGCAAACATCAAGCCGCCCGCGAAAATATCGCTGCGTATGCGGTGGCCGGTGTCATCCGGGCTGCGTCGGGCCACCCGATAAACCACGGATGCCACGGTGGCCAATAGCAAAATGGCGGCGGTGATGATCAATTTCATGGCGCCATTCTGGCATAAACCATAGCTTGCGCCGGCACGCGTTAATGCCGGTAGACTGCTTGCTTTCGCGTCCCGTTTTAATGGGGCAACGAACCGGCGCCGGCCCATGCGGGTGGCCAGGCGCCAATATCAAGGGGGCATCAACGCTGTGAAAATAAAAAAACTGATTGAAGAACGCCGTCTGGGCGAACGCGTCGCCGTCAGCGAACGCGACGACCCGACCCACGCCGATACGCTGGCCGCGCTGGACCAGCTGGACGGCGCGCAATACAGTTCCATCGCCTTCGTGACGGAAGACGACACCGTCATGGCGATCGGGGGCGGCGATGGCGCGTTTGTCGTGTCCATCACGCTGGATGACGACGCGCGCATCTATACGCTGGTCGACCCGTCGCGGTCCGAAGACCACGACCAGGAAGTGGTGGTGGGCGGGCAGGCGGGCAGCTACCAGCAATACCAATGCGTGGACCGCGACATGGCGAGGGCGGCGCTGCTGCATTTCCACCAGGAAGGCGCGCCGTCACCAGACTTGCAATGGGTTAGCGAGTAGGGCGGGCTTTACACCACCCGCGTCAGCACCTTTTCTTCCCGAAACCAGCCGTCCAGATTGGCCACCATCAACTCGGCCATGGCGCGGCGGGTTTCGTGCGTGCCGCTGGCGATGTGGGGCAACAGCACCACGTTGTCCATGGCGTGCAGGGCGGCCGGGGTCTTGGGTTCATGTTCGAACACGTCCAGCCCGGCTCCCGCAATCCGCTTGCCTTCCAGGGCGCTGACCAGCGCGGCCTCGTCCACGACCGTGCCGCGCGCGATATTGATGAGCCACCCATCGGGGCCCAGCGCTTCCAAGACACGCGCGTTCACCATGTGCTGCGTGGCGCCGCCACCGGGCACCGCCAGCACCAGGAATTCGCACTGCGCGGCCAGCGTTTCGATGTCCGGCACGTAACGGTATTCCGCCGGCGCATCCGCGCGCGGCTTGCGGTTGGTGTACAGAATTTGCATGTCGAAGGCGGCGGCGCGGCGGGCGATCTGCAAACCGATATTGCCCAGCCCCACGATGCCGCAGCGCTTGCCGCTCATGCGGGTGCCCAGCGGAAAGCCTTCGTTGGGCCAACGGCCGGCGCGCACGAAGCGATCGGCTTGGGCGATGCGGCGCGGGGCGGCCAGCATCAAGGCCAACGCCGTGTCGGCGACGCAGGCGTCCAGCACGCCGGGAGTGTTGGTGACGACCACGCCGCGTTCGCGGGCTGCCGCCAGGTCTATCGTGTCGTATCCCACGCCAAAACTGAAAATGCCTTCCAGCGCGGGCAGCGCGTTGATCAGGTCGGCGGTAGCACCAAAGCGTCCGCTGGTGGCGATGCCGCGTATGTTGGCGCCGTGTTCACGCAGCAGCGCATCGGCGTCGGCGGCTTCCCACAGGCGATGCACGTGATAGCGCGATTCCAGGTCGGCGACCAGATCGGGCAGCAATGGGCCGACCATCAACAGGTGCGGGGCGGAGGAGGGCGTGGAATCTGTCATGGATGCGGCTTATTGGAAAGGCTGAAAGAAAATGGCTAAATGAAAGCGACCGGCCCGAACATCGGGCCGGTCAACGATCAATTGGTCTGGATATTACGGGTCTTGATGATCTGCCCATAGCGCGCGCGTTCGCTGGCGGCCAGCTCTTGCAACTGCTGCGGGGTGGAACCGTGCGCGACGGCGCCTTGCGATTCCAGCTTGGTCTTCATGACCGGATCGTTGGCCACGTCGCGAATGGCTTGCGACAGCTTTTCGATCACGGCGGGCGGCGTGCCGGCAGGCGCCAGCACGGCGGTCCACGAGCCGGATTGCGCGTTCTTCACGCCCGCCTCATCGATCGTGGGCACGTCGGGCATGGCGGGCGAACGCGTGGCGCCCGTGACAGCCAGCGCGCGCAGCTTGCCGCCGGTGACGTAGGGCATGGTTTCCAGTACGGACGCAAACAGCATGTCGACGCGGCCGGCCATCAGGTCGGTCATGGCGGGGCCGCCGCCTTTGTACGGCACGTGCATCAGGTCCACGCCCGTGGCCTGTTGGAAGATTTCGCCGGACAGGTGCGGCGCGCCGCCCGTGCCCGAGCTGGCGAACGTGTGCTTGCCAGGTTCCGCCTTGGCCAGCTTGACCAGCTCGCCCACATTCTTGGCGGGCAGGGTGGTGGGCACGACCAGCACGAAGGGCAGGTCCGAAAAGAGCGACACGGGGGCGAAGGCGGTGGCCGGGTCCGAATGCAGTTTGTAGATCCACGGATTGATCGCCAGCATGCCCGAATTGGCGAACAGCAGGGTGTAGCCGTCGGCGGGCGAACGCGCCACCAGATCGGCGGCGATCTGGCCGCCCGCGCCGGGGCGGTTGTCCACCACCACGGACGACGCCAGCTTGTCGCCCAACGCCGCCGCCAACAGGCGCGCCGAGATGTCGGTGCCGCCGCCCGGTGAAAAAGGCACGATCAGGTTGATCGGGCGCTCGGGGTACCCGGCGGCCTGCGCGCTGAACGGCAATGCGGCGGTGGCGGTCAGGGCCAGCGCCGCGGCGATGAGCCGGACGCGGTGGCGTGCGATGGGGGTTGTCTCCATATCTTTTCTCTTTTTGGGGTGGGAAACGGCTTGCGCCGCGAAAAATTACCGTGCTGCGGTGATGCTCCTTTGGATCCCTGATGCCGTCGTGCGGCCATTTTTTGCGAGTATAGAAACGGCTTTCGATGGATAGCCGTTCGAGCTATAAATAGCATTGATCAATTCAAGGATTGAATCGATGGAGTTTCGTCAGCTCGAGTGTTTCATTGCGGTAGCCGAGGAATTGCACTTCGGCCGCGCGGCCGAACGGCTATGCATGACGCAGCCGCCGCTGTCGCGCCAGATCCAGTTGCTGGAGCAGGACCTGGGCGTGACGCTGTTCGAGCGCAACAGCCGGCAGGTGTTGCTAAGTGCCGCCGGACGCCGCTTTCTGCGCGATGCGCGTCATTTGCTGGAGTTCTCGGCACGTGCCGCCGCCACGGCGAGGCGCACCTCGGGCGGCGAGGCCGGGCATATCACCCTGGGCTTTACCGCCGTGGCGTCCTACCGCTTGATGCCGTCGATGATCATGCGGGCGCGCAAGCTGCTGGCCGATGTTGAAATCCAGCTGCGCGAAACGGTTAGCACCGATCTGGCGCGCTTGCTGGTGGCGCGCGAACTTGACGCGATTCTGGCGCGCAGCGTGCCGCAGCAGGCGGGCATTGAATCGCGTTTGGTCGAGCGCGAGCCGCTGGTGCTGGCCTTGCCCGTGGGATCGCCGTTATGCGAACACGAGACCGTGCCGCTGCGCTTGTTGCAAGGGCAGCCCTTCGTGCTGTATTCGCCGCGTGATGGCAAGTATTTTTACGACCGTATCGTGGGCGCGTTTGGGCTGGCCGATGTGCAACCGGACTATGTGCAGCGCGCGGGGCAAACCCATACCTTGCTGGCGCTGGTGCGGGCGGGGCTGGGCGTGGGCATCGTGCCGGATTCCGCGCGTGAACTGCGCTTTGAAGGCGTGGAGTTTCGTCCGATCGGCCAGCGCGACCTTTACGCGGATATGTATTTGGCGTGGCACGCCCAGCATGACAATCCCGCGCTGGACGCGTTTCTGGAACGCGTGGTGGGGGTGGATGGGGCGGGGCGCCGCGCGCCGTAGGCCGCCGTGCCTACAGCTGCATCTTGCGCTTGCCCAGCAGCGTCAACGCCAAACTACGGCCGGTACGCATGAACGGGTACAACGCCGTGGACAGGCAGGGGTTGCGGAACACGGCGGCGTTCACGCTGTTGAACAGGTCGTTGCTGGTGCTGATCAGGGCCAGCCGGTTGATGCAATCGGCGCCCCAGTAGTCTTGCCCGTCCAGGTGCAGCAGCATGCCCTGGTTCAAGTCGTAGCCTTGCGCCTTGTAGGCCACGGCCAGGTCGGAGTGGTCGCGCATGTTCAGCAGGTCGATCGGCCCCACCGCTTTCTGCAATTGCAGCATCCGCACGTAGTTCGAGCAGAAGGGGCAGTCTCCGTCGTACAACAGGAAGTTCTTGGAGATGGACATGATGCACCTTGGGTTGAAAATACAGGTCCATTAAAACGCAATGCGTGCCGCTGTGCGCGGGGCGTTCTGCCAGCCGCGGGCCTTCACCCTTGCGCGGGCGGGCGGCGCGTGGCGGCGTCGCGATCCTGGTCGCGCCAGCGCGCGCGCAGCTGTCCGATCTGGCGCAGCGCCGCTTGCGACATTTTCCACCAGCCGAACGGCCGGGGGTCGGCCAGCATGCTCATGGCGCGCGCGTAGTCCAGCGTCAGCCCGGGCGTCCAGGCCATCGTCAGGGCACGTTTACGAATCTGCGAGGCCACCCACAGTTCCGGCGTCAACAGCAGACGCAGCAATACGCGCCAGCCGGCCTGGCTGCCATGCAGCCGTCCCACCACGCCGTCCAGCGCGGCATCCAGCGCCCGGGCAACCGAGCTTGAGCAGTTGCGGTGAGTCAGGTTGTAGGTGCTGTCCTGGCGATACTGCTGCCAGAAATCGGCCAGCTTCTGCGCGTCGTAATTGCGAAACCGCACGCGCACGGTCGACGGGCACCAGGCCTTGGATTCCGTGGGGTAGTCGGGTTGATACACGCCGGGGATATCGTTTTCGGCGGTGGCGCGCAGCAGGTTGCCGAATTCATCGGGCGAGCGGTCGATTTCGTCGCGCGGGTACAGGCTGATGTAGATGCCTTCCGGCGATTCCAGGGCGGCGTGCCCGGTCGAGATGACGCCGTTGACGTCCACGGCCGCAATGTAGCGGTCCACCAGCGGAAGGTTGCGTGTTTGCGCCTTGGCCGAGCCGGACGGCGTCCACACGTGTACCGTCAGCGCGGGCTCGGAGTCGGCGGGCGGGCCATCCCACATGGTGGGGCCAAGGGGGCGGGGCGCCAGTGTCGACCCTGCCTGTGAAGCCGCCGCAGAAGCGGGCTCCGACGGCATGAAGTCCGGCGACGGGTTGGAGGCGAACGCCGGGTTCGATGCCAGGTGCCTGACGCGCCGCGCCAGCCACAGCAGCTTCAGGCCCGCGATTCCCAGGAACAGTCCCACGCAATACGGCAGCGTGCCGACATAGTTGGTGGGGTAGGGCTGGAAGAAGAAAATGGCCAGCAGGATTTCTGCAATGCCCCCCGCAAAGGCGTAGCGCCAACGCTGGTAGCGCACCACATACGCGGCCAGGCACTGCAATACGCCGTCGGTCAGGAACAAGGCGCCAAAAATCATCGATAGGGCAAAGTGCCCGTGGTGGTGGCCCGCCAATATCAAGCTGCCGGCCAGCAGCACGAACAGCCCTTTCACATAGCGCAGCACACGCTGCCCGCCCACGCCGCTGGACGCGATCATCAGCGTGGCCAGCCCTTCGATGATGAAGAGGATGGCGAAGGCGTTCAGCGGAAAGTACAGCGCGTTGTCCAGCGCGTCGATGAAAACGAAGATGCCCGCGACCAAGAAAAACAACCCGGCCGCGAACAGGCCCTTCCAACGCTTGCGCAGATAGGGGACTCCCAAGAGCAGCAATACAAGTTGTGGCATGCCTGTGTTTTCCGGTTCAAGAAGGGCGAAGGACGAAAACCGAATCGTACAGAAACTTGATGGCTTTTTTTACCTTTATGGCTGCTGCTGGGGCGGCGACTAGGGCTGCGGCCGGGGCGTCGTCGGCGCATCCCACGCCAGGCCCATCGCGTAGCCGCGCACGTCTTCCGGCCACGCGGCGACACATTGCGCGTAGCGGTCGCGGTCATCGGCGTACAGCGCGCGGGTGGCTTCTTCAAAGCCGGGCAGGTTGCCGGCCATACTGGCCATGAACCGGTACGCGGCTTCCTGGCGCTGACGTTGCCGACCTTGCGCGTCGTTGTCACGGCGAGCCTGTTCCACCAGCTTGCGCAACACCACCGACGCGCCGCCCGGCTGCGCGCCCAGCCATTCCCAATGCCTGGGCAACAGCGTGACTTCGCGCGCCACCACGCCCAGCTTGGGCCGGCCGCGCCCGCGCGGCGCCAGGGCGGCGCTGTCGGAGATCTCGTTCGATTCGGGGGGCGCGCCAGCGGCCGCCGCGCCAACGGCCGCCGCGCCATCGGGCGAACGGTAGCGGTCGGCAACCTGCGCGTCGGAACCGGACAGGTTCAGGTCCGTCTGCGTGCCGCTGCCGTCTTGATAGACAAGCAGCGCTTGCGCCGCATCGGCGTCCATGGCGCGCTTGACGGCAAGCGCCACGTCGGCCAGCGGCCCGGCGGCAAGTATTCGGTGGTCTTCAAAGGCGGTGTAGGTGGGGGTGGGCGAGTGGTCAGAGACAGTCATGGCGTATGGGTTCCGGTGGCCAATATCGGCTTGGATGCGTCCAACGCCTTTTGTGAAACGGCGGCGGAAACGTGGTGCAATTATGACCCGGGTAAAAATAACATGTCAATAACGCCCGGGTAAAAATAGTTGTGGGATTCATGAGTCGGGGCTATAACCCGGGCACTGATTCCGGCGCCCATGCGTGCCGGCCTAGCTGCGCCGTACCCTGTAAAAAACCCTGCATAAACCTAGGGTAGACACCTAGAAAAAATCAGCGGGCGGCGTATAATCTTGCTTTGCGCCCGGAGTTACCCATGCGTCTCGTTCAAAAAGCGCTCACCTTCGACGATGTGTTGTTGGTGCCTGCGTATTCCGAGGTGTTGCCGCGCGACACCTCCCTGGCCACCCGCCTGACCCGCAATATCAGCCTGAATATTCCCCTTGTGTCCGCCGCCATGGACACCGTCACCGAGTCGCGCCTGGCTATCGCCATGGCCCAAGAAGGTGGCATCGGCATCATTCACAAGAATTTGACCGCCGATCAGCAAGCCCGTGAAGTGGCTCGCGTCAAGCGCCACGAATTCGGCATCGTGATCGATCCGGTCACCGTCACCCCCCAAATGAAAGTGCGCGACGCCATTGCGTTGCAGCGCCAGCATGGCATTTCGGGTCTGCCGGTCGTTGAAGGCCGCAAGCTGGTCGGCATCGTGACCAATCGCGATCTGCGTTTTGAAGAAAACCTGGATCAACCCCTGCGCAACATCATGACGCCGCAGGAACGCCTGGTCACCATGAAGGAAGGCGCCACGCTGGACGAGGCCCAGGCGCTGATGCACAAGCACCGTCTGGAACGCGTGCTGATCGTGAACGACGGCTTTGAGCTGCGTGGCCTGGCCACCGTCAAAGACATCGTCAAGAACACCGAACATCCGATGGCCAGCAAAGACGGCCAAGGCCAGTTGCGCGTTGGCGCAGCGGTTGGCGTGGGCGCGGGCACTGAAGAACGCGTGGAAAAGCTGGTTGCCGCTGGCGTTGACGTCCTGATCGTCGACACCGCGCACGGCCACTCCAAGGGCGTGCTGGAAGGCGTGCGCTGGGTCAAGCAGAACTACCCCAAGGTTGAAGTCATCGGCGGCAACATCGCCACCGCTGCCGCCGCGCGCGCGCTGGTCGAGTACGGCGCCGATGGCGTCAAGGTCGGTATCGGCCCCGGCTCCATCTGCACCACGCGTATCGTCGCCGGTGTGGGCGTGCCGCAGATCCATGCCATTTCCGAAGTGGCCAAGGCGCTGGAAGGCACGGGCGTTCCGCTGATCGCCGACGGCGGCATCCGCTACTCGGGCGACGTCGCCAAGGCGCTGGCCGCCGGCGCGTTCTCGTGCATGATGGGCGGCATGTTCGCCGGCACGGAAGAAGCCCCGGGCGAAGTCGTGTTGTTCCAAGGCCGCTCGTACAAGTCGTACCGCGGTATGGGCAGCCTGGGCGCCATGACGGACGGCTCGGCTGACCGCTACTTCCAGGACCCGGCCAACAACGCCGACAAGCTCGTCCCCGAAGGCATCGAAGGCCGCGTCCCCTACAAGGGCAGCGTGCTGGCCATCATTTACCAATTGGTCGGCGGCATCCGCGCCTCGATGGGCTACTGCGGCGCCGCCACCATTGACGACATGCGCACCAAGGCCGAATTCGTGGAGATCACCTCCGCCGGCGTGCGCGAGTCCCACGTACACGACGTGCAGATCACCAAGGAAGCGCCTAACTACCGCGCCGACTGATCCGTACAGTCAACTACAATGTCATGCATCACGCACCGGCAGAATCGCATTAACAATCGCGGTTCTGCCGGTGCGGTTTTATTTAATCGGTAGAGCTCAATGCACCAGCGCATCCTCATTCTTGATTACGGTTCGCAAGTCACCCAACTGATTGCCCGCCGCGTCCGCGAAGCCGGCGTCTATTCCGAAGTGCACCCGGGCGACGTCGACGACGCCTTCGTGCGCGACCAAATGGCGCAGGGCTTGAAGGGCATCATTCTGTCCGGCAGCCACGCATCCGCGTACGAAGAAGGCTCGATGCGCGTGCCGCACGCCGTGTTCGAACTGGGCGTGCCGGTGCTGGGCATCTGCTACGGCATGCAGTCCATGGCGCAGCAACTGGGCGGCGTGGTCAGCTTCTCGGACCACCGCGAATTCGGCTACGCCGAAGTGCGCGCCCACGGCCACACCAAGCTGCTGGAAGGCCTGGACGACTTCACCACCCCCGAAGGCCACGGCATGCTGAAGGTCTGGATGAGCCACGGCGACAAGGTCACCGAGCTGCCCCCGGGCTTCAAACTGATGGCGTCCACGCCGTCGTGCCCCATCGCCGGCATGGCCGACGAAGAACGCCGCTTCTACGCCGTTCAGTTCCACCCCGAAGTCACGCACACCGTCCAAGGCAAGGCCATGCTGGCCCGCTTTGTGAACGAGATCTGCGAATGCCAGGGCGACTGGAACATGCCCGACTACGTCGCCGAAGCCGTCGCCCGCATCCGCGAGCAAGTCGGCACCGACGAAGTCATCCTGGGCCTGTCCGGCGGCGTGGACTCCTCGGTGGCCGCTGCCCTGATCCACAAGGCCATCGGCGACCAGCTCACCTGCGTGTTCGTCGACCACGGCCTGTTGCGCCTGGACGAAGGCAAGCAGGTCATGCAGACCTTCGCCGAAAACATGGGCGTGAAGATCATTCACGTCGACGCCACCGCCCAATTCATGGGCAAGCTGTCTGGCGTTGCGGACCCCGAAGCCAAGCGCAAGATCATCGGCCGCGAATTCGTCGAAGTGTTCCAGGAACAAGCCGGCAAACAGCAAAGCGCCAAGTGGCTGGCCCAGGGCACGATCTACCCCGACGTCATCGAATCCGCCGGCGCCAAGACGGGCAAGGCCACGTCCATCAAGTCGCACCACAACGTGGGCGGCCTGCCGGACACGCTGAACCTGCAACTGCTGGAACCCCTGCGCGAACTGTTCAAGGACGAAGTCCGCGAACTGGGCGTTGCGTTGGGTTTGCCGCCGCAGATGGTCTACCGCCACCCGTTCCCGGGTCCGGGTCTGGGTGTTCGGATCCTGGGCGAAGTGAAGCATGAATATGCTGAACTGCTGCGCCGTGCGGATGCGATCTTCATTGAAGAATTGCGGAACACCAAGGATGAGGCTAGTGGTCTGACTTGGTACGA
Coding sequences:
- the guaA gene encoding glutamine-hydrolyzing GMP synthase, producing MHQRILILDYGSQVTQLIARRVREAGVYSEVHPGDVDDAFVRDQMAQGLKGIILSGSHASAYEEGSMRVPHAVFELGVPVLGICYGMQSMAQQLGGVVSFSDHREFGYAEVRAHGHTKLLEGLDDFTTPEGHGMLKVWMSHGDKVTELPPGFKLMASTPSCPIAGMADEERRFYAVQFHPEVTHTVQGKAMLARFVNEICECQGDWNMPDYVAEAVARIREQVGTDEVILGLSGGVDSSVAAALIHKAIGDQLTCVFVDHGLLRLDEGKQVMQTFAENMGVKIIHVDATAQFMGKLSGVADPEAKRKIIGREFVEVFQEQAGKQQSAKWLAQGTIYPDVIESAGAKTGKATSIKSHHNVGGLPDTLNLQLLEPLRELFKDEVRELGVALGLPPQMVYRHPFPGPGLGVRILGEVKHEYAELLRRADAIFIEELRNTKDEASGLTWYELTSQAFAVFLPVKSVGVMGDGRTYEYVVALRAVQTFDFMTADWAPLPHPLLARVSSRIINEVRGINRVVYDVSSKPPATIEWE
- a CDS encoding 2-hydroxyacid dehydrogenase, whose product is MTDSTPSSAPHLLMVGPLLPDLVADLESRYHVHRLWEAADADALLREHGANIRGIATSGRFGATADLINALPALEGIFSFGVGYDTIDLAAARERGVVVTNTPGVLDACVADTALALMLAAPRRIAQADRFVRAGRWPNEGFPLGTRMSGKRCGIVGLGNIGLQIARRAAAFDMQILYTNRKPRADAPAEYRYVPDIETLAAQCEFLVLAVPGGGATQHMVNARVLEALGPDGWLINIARGTVVDEAALVSALEGKRIAGAGLDVFEHEPKTPAALHAMDNVVLLPHIASGTHETRRAMAELMVANLDGWFREEKVLTRVV
- a CDS encoding tripartite tricarboxylate transporter substrate binding protein translates to METTPIARHRVRLIAAALALTATAALPFSAQAAGYPERPINLIVPFSPGGGTDISARLLAAALGDKLASSVVVDNRPGAGGQIAADLVARSPADGYTLLFANSGMLAINPWIYKLHSDPATAFAPVSLFSDLPFVLVVPTTLPAKNVGELVKLAKAEPGKHTFASSGTGGAPHLSGEIFQQATGVDLMHVPYKGGGPAMTDLMAGRVDMLFASVLETMPYVTGGKLRALAVTGATRSPAMPDVPTIDEAGVKNAQSGSWTAVLAPAGTPPAVIEKLSQAIRDVANDPVMKTKLESQGAVAHGSTPQQLQELAASERARYGQIIKTRNIQTN
- a CDS encoding HdeD family acid-resistance protein yields the protein MPQLVLLLLGVPYLRKRWKGLFAAGLFFLVAGIFVFIDALDNALYFPLNAFAILFIIEGLATLMIASSGVGGQRVLRYVKGLFVLLAGSLILAGHHHGHFALSMIFGALFLTDGVLQCLAAYVVRYQRWRYAFAGGIAEILLAIFFFQPYPTNYVGTLPYCVGLFLGIAGLKLLWLARRVRHLASNPAFASNPSPDFMPSEPASAAASQAGSTLAPRPLGPTMWDGPPADSEPALTVHVWTPSGSAKAQTRNLPLVDRYIAAVDVNGVISTGHAALESPEGIYISLYPRDEIDRSPDEFGNLLRATAENDIPGVYQPDYPTESKAWCPSTVRVRFRNYDAQKLADFWQQYRQDSTYNLTHRNCSSSVARALDAALDGVVGRLHGSQAGWRVLLRLLLTPELWVASQIRKRALTMAWTPGLTLDYARAMSMLADPRPFGWWKMSQAALRQIGQLRARWRDQDRDAATRRPPAQG
- a CDS encoding DUF2239 family protein: MTVSDHSPTPTYTAFEDHRILAAGPLADVALAVKRAMDADAAQALLVYQDGSGTQTDLNLSGSDAQVADRYRSPDGAAAVGAAAAGAPPESNEISDSAALAPRGRGRPKLGVVAREVTLLPRHWEWLGAQPGGASVVLRKLVEQARRDNDAQGRQRQRQEAAYRFMASMAGNLPGFEEATRALYADDRDRYAQCVAAWPEDVRGYAMGLAWDAPTTPRPQP
- the fdx gene encoding ISC system 2Fe-2S type ferredoxin, which encodes MPKITVLPHPDLAPAGAELDVPAGTSLCDALLDHGIAIEHACEQSRACTTCHCIVRSGFDALNEVEEGEEDLLDRAWGVEPQSRLSCQAIVGDEDVTVDIPKYTVNHAKENH
- a CDS encoding DCC1-like thiol-disulfide oxidoreductase family protein, which produces MSISKNFLLYDGDCPFCSNYVRMLQLQKAVGPIDLLNMRDHSDLAVAYKAQGYDLNQGMLLHLDGQDYWGADCINRLALISTSNDLFNSVNAAVFRNPCLSTALYPFMRTGRSLALTLLGKRKMQL
- the guaB gene encoding IMP dehydrogenase, with amino-acid sequence MRLVQKALTFDDVLLVPAYSEVLPRDTSLATRLTRNISLNIPLVSAAMDTVTESRLAIAMAQEGGIGIIHKNLTADQQAREVARVKRHEFGIVIDPVTVTPQMKVRDAIALQRQHGISGLPVVEGRKLVGIVTNRDLRFEENLDQPLRNIMTPQERLVTMKEGATLDEAQALMHKHRLERVLIVNDGFELRGLATVKDIVKNTEHPMASKDGQGQLRVGAAVGVGAGTEERVEKLVAAGVDVLIVDTAHGHSKGVLEGVRWVKQNYPKVEVIGGNIATAAAARALVEYGADGVKVGIGPGSICTTRIVAGVGVPQIHAISEVAKALEGTGVPLIADGGIRYSGDVAKALAAGAFSCMMGGMFAGTEEAPGEVVLFQGRSYKSYRGMGSLGAMTDGSADRYFQDPANNADKLVPEGIEGRVPYKGSVLAIIYQLVGGIRASMGYCGAATIDDMRTKAEFVEITSAGVRESHVHDVQITKEAPNYRAD
- a CDS encoding Imm1 family immunity protein — its product is MKIKKLIEERRLGERVAVSERDDPTHADTLAALDQLDGAQYSSIAFVTEDDTVMAIGGGDGAFVVSITLDDDARIYTLVDPSRSEDHDQEVVVGGQAGSYQQYQCVDRDMARAALLHFHQEGAPSPDLQWVSE
- a CDS encoding LysR family transcriptional regulator; translated protein: MEFRQLECFIAVAEELHFGRAAERLCMTQPPLSRQIQLLEQDLGVTLFERNSRQVLLSAAGRRFLRDARHLLEFSARAAATARRTSGGEAGHITLGFTAVASYRLMPSMIMRARKLLADVEIQLRETVSTDLARLLVARELDAILARSVPQQAGIESRLVEREPLVLALPVGSPLCEHETVPLRLLQGQPFVLYSPRDGKYFYDRIVGAFGLADVQPDYVQRAGQTHTLLALVRAGLGVGIVPDSARELRFEGVEFRPIGQRDLYADMYLAWHAQHDNPALDAFLERVVGVDGAGRRAP